One genomic segment of Intestinimonas butyriciproducens includes these proteins:
- a CDS encoding helix-turn-helix domain-containing protein, producing MKEVGKRLKALREGIGISQVKMAEAIGSTQSSINRYENGQSSPPVELLRRYADYFDVSLDYIFGRTDKPQGVTYEFKPKATPEREEMRRFIEMCFDPQSPMNEKLKETLFRMMEGEQ from the coding sequence ATGAAAGAAGTGGGTAAGCGCTTGAAGGCTCTGCGGGAAGGCATCGGCATTTCACAGGTGAAAATGGCCGAGGCCATCGGCTCCACACAATCCAGTATCAACCGCTATGAAAACGGCCAGTCCAGCCCGCCCGTTGAACTGCTCCGCCGTTATGCGGATTATTTTGATGTGTCGCTGGACTATATCTTTGGCCGGACGGACAAGCCCCAAGGGGTAACATACGAGTTTAAGCCCAAGGCCACCCCGGAGCGGGAGGAAATGCGCCGCTTCATTGAAATGTGTTTTGACCCCCAATCCCCCATGAACGAGAAGCTGAAAGAAACCCTGTTCCGCATGATGGAGGGCGAACAATAA
- a CDS encoding putative polysaccharide biosynthesis protein, with product MKLDRTSMLYGTLLLTATGLVNQLLGFFYRILLSRLIGSEVMGLYQLIMPVYSVLLSVTAVGLTAAVSTLTSEYQALGNWRAAWQVLRRCLLLLLGLLALPTLGVVLFSDPISVYLLGDARTRLGLVILLPCILLTGVENLHKHAFYGAGMIRPPAFTELLEQLVRTCAVLGLLVLFLPQNPERTVGLIVTGMVICEVFSSCALTLLHRRWRWGMDGPLGAGEASGRLNHRIARIALPIAATSLLGNLMGSVCAILIPQKLVQGGMEVSASISAFGVMFGMTLPLLTLPTAFIAALGLVLVPKLAESTALKRRGEVHRRISKAMLGTSVLMLPAMAFLVVLGPTLGSALFKEPAVGDYLAPLSVGVALSCYQSVLSCALNGVGRQPAAARNALLCGAVELVIVFFTVGVPGVGLLGYVWAFLISSLLGVVLGMASLHRATGLRPQLFLWVTAPGLAALLAGLVINLQFAILQDRGLAALHAAVVCLVFGGVLYLAALHAQGVRVRELFRLRAGE from the coding sequence TTGAAACTTGACCGCACGTCCATGCTCTATGGGACCCTGCTGCTGACGGCCACCGGGCTGGTGAACCAGCTCCTGGGGTTCTTTTACCGTATTCTGCTCTCACGGCTCATCGGCTCGGAGGTCATGGGGCTCTATCAGCTCATCATGCCGGTCTATTCCGTCCTTCTCTCCGTCACCGCGGTGGGCCTTACGGCGGCGGTATCCACACTTACCTCCGAATATCAGGCCCTGGGCAACTGGCGGGCGGCGTGGCAGGTGCTGCGCCGGTGCCTGCTGCTGCTCCTGGGGCTGCTGGCCCTTCCCACGCTTGGAGTCGTCCTTTTCTCCGACCCCATCTCAGTCTACCTCCTGGGGGATGCCCGGACCAGACTGGGGCTGGTGATCCTGCTGCCCTGCATCCTCCTCACCGGGGTGGAGAATCTCCACAAACACGCCTTTTACGGTGCGGGCATGATCCGTCCTCCGGCTTTTACCGAGCTGCTGGAGCAACTGGTACGGACGTGTGCGGTGCTGGGGCTGCTGGTGCTCTTCCTGCCCCAGAATCCGGAGCGGACGGTGGGGCTCATCGTTACAGGCATGGTGATCTGCGAGGTGTTCTCTTCCTGCGCGCTCACCCTCCTGCACCGCCGCTGGCGGTGGGGGATGGATGGTCCGCTGGGGGCGGGAGAGGCGTCCGGCCGCCTGAACCACCGCATTGCCCGCATTGCGCTGCCCATTGCCGCTACCTCCCTGTTGGGGAATCTGATGGGGTCGGTCTGCGCCATTTTGATCCCCCAGAAGCTGGTCCAGGGGGGGATGGAGGTCTCGGCGTCCATCTCGGCCTTCGGCGTCATGTTTGGCATGACCCTGCCTCTGCTGACGCTGCCCACCGCTTTTATCGCCGCGTTGGGGCTGGTGCTGGTCCCAAAGCTGGCCGAGTCCACCGCCCTGAAGCGGCGCGGAGAGGTCCACCGCCGTATCTCCAAGGCCATGCTGGGGACATCGGTGCTCATGCTCCCGGCCATGGCCTTTCTGGTGGTGTTGGGGCCCACCTTGGGCTCCGCCCTCTTCAAAGAGCCCGCCGTGGGAGACTATCTGGCCCCCCTCTCCGTGGGGGTGGCGCTCTCTTGCTATCAGTCGGTACTCTCCTGTGCACTCAATGGGGTGGGGCGTCAGCCCGCCGCCGCCCGGAACGCCTTGCTGTGCGGGGCGGTAGAGCTGGTCATCGTCTTTTTTACGGTGGGCGTACCCGGCGTGGGGCTCCTGGGTTATGTGTGGGCCTTTCTCATCAGTTCTCTGCTGGGAGTGGTGCTGGGCATGGCCTCCCTCCACCGGGCGACCGGCCTGCGTCCTCAACTCTTCCTGTGGGTGACGGCGCCCGGACTGGCTGCGCTTCTGGCGGGGCTGGTGATCAATCTCCAGTTTGCCATCCTCCAGGACAGGGGGCTCGCCGCGCTCCATGCGGCGGTGGTCTGCCTTGTCTTTGGAGGCGTGCTGTATCTGGCGGCGCTCCATGCCCAGGGGGTACGCGTCCGGGAGCTGTTCCGGCTGAGAGCGGGGGAATAA
- a CDS encoding tyrosine-type recombinase/integrase — MPKIRMQPINTADVLLTDAFSEFMSKCRAKNLSDKTLEVYGIHFKIFNQFLDNPSFKVAEITQRTLDDFTLYLQRRGCNDVTVQSYIRDIRCYCYYFMEQGYTEPFKIKLPKADKKIKETYTDEELKRLLKKPNLKRCEFNEYKTWVFSNYLLATGNRISTVLNLKIRDLDFENGVIQLNKCKNRKAQIVPMSTSLAVILREYLAYRKGEADDYVFCNSYGGQGDIRSYQEMLAKYNKGRGVNKTSAHLYRHTFAKRWILNGGDIFRLQKLLGHSDLGIVKEYVNMFSRDLSKDYSEFNPLDTLGTVRNSSKVGF, encoded by the coding sequence ATGCCCAAAATTAGAATGCAACCAATTAATACGGCTGATGTATTGCTGACTGATGCTTTTTCCGAATTTATGTCAAAATGCAGAGCAAAAAACCTATCCGATAAGACATTGGAAGTCTATGGAATCCACTTCAAGATTTTTAATCAATTTCTTGACAACCCAAGTTTTAAAGTCGCCGAAATTACACAAAGAACCCTTGATGATTTCACCCTCTACCTCCAGCGTAGGGGTTGCAATGATGTGACCGTTCAATCCTATATCCGGGATATTCGTTGCTACTGCTACTATTTTATGGAACAGGGTTACACGGAACCCTTTAAAATCAAGCTACCTAAGGCTGACAAGAAAATCAAGGAAACCTACACTGATGAAGAGTTAAAGCGGCTTCTCAAAAAGCCAAACCTCAAACGGTGTGAATTCAACGAATATAAAACGTGGGTGTTTTCCAACTATCTTCTGGCAACAGGGAATCGCATTTCCACTGTGCTCAACCTGAAAATCAGGGATTTAGACTTTGAAAACGGTGTTATTCAACTCAACAAGTGCAAGAATCGAAAGGCGCAAATCGTCCCCATGTCAACATCGCTAGCGGTGATTCTCCGTGAGTATCTGGCCTATCGAAAGGGAGAAGCGGATGATTATGTGTTCTGCAACTCCTATGGAGGTCAAGGCGATATCCGTTCTTACCAGGAAATGCTGGCAAAATATAACAAAGGCCGTGGTGTTAACAAGACTTCAGCTCATCTATACCGCCACACCTTCGCCAAGCGATGGATTCTCAATGGTGGTGATATTTTCCGGCTTCAAAAGTTGCTGGGACATAGTGATCTGGGAATCGTGAAGGAATACGTCAATATGTTCAGCCGGGATTTATCCAAGGATTACAGTGAATTTAACCCACTCGACACGCTGGGGACTGTTAGAAATTCCTCTAAGGTTGGATTTTAA
- a CDS encoding DUF554 domain-containing protein produces MPATFINAALVLLGSLLGMLFKDHIGARFHSILTHALGLCVLGIGISSAVGTENTLCVIVCMVLGTILGEALRIEDRLDSVGEVLRKKLVHGGGNTRFTEGFVTASVLFCVGSMAIMGSMEAGIQGKYDILISKGVIDGVTAITFASAMGLGVAFSVVPLLLYQGGLTLLFSCVGPFLDPAAITEMSAVGGTIIMGIAVNMLGLGKGKIRVGNMLPAIFLPLLHLPVESLLSSLPI; encoded by the coding sequence ATGCCGGCCACATTCATCAACGCCGCTCTCGTCCTGTTGGGCAGCCTGCTGGGCATGCTCTTCAAGGACCATATCGGGGCGCGTTTTCACTCCATCCTCACCCACGCCCTGGGCCTGTGCGTCCTGGGTATCGGCATCTCCTCCGCCGTGGGGACGGAGAACACCCTGTGTGTCATCGTGTGCATGGTGCTGGGCACCATCCTGGGAGAGGCTCTGCGGATCGAAGACCGCCTGGACTCCGTGGGCGAGGTGCTGCGGAAAAAGCTGGTCCATGGAGGTGGGAATACCCGCTTCACCGAGGGCTTCGTCACCGCCTCCGTCCTCTTCTGCGTGGGCTCCATGGCCATCATGGGCTCCATGGAGGCGGGCATCCAGGGCAAATACGACATCCTGATCTCCAAGGGGGTCATCGACGGCGTTACCGCCATCACATTCGCCTCCGCTATGGGGCTGGGCGTGGCCTTCTCCGTCGTCCCCCTCCTCCTCTACCAAGGCGGCCTCACACTTCTCTTCTCCTGCGTGGGTCCCTTCCTCGACCCGGCCGCCATCACGGAGATGAGCGCTGTAGGCGGCACCATCATCATGGGCATCGCCGTCAACATGCTGGGGCTGGGCAAGGGAAAGATCCGCGTGGGCAACATGCTCCCCGCCATTTTCCTGCCGCTGCTGCACCTCCCGGTCGAATCTCTGCTCTCCAGCTTGCCGATCTGA
- a CDS encoding recombinase family protein, which translates to MKAVIYARYSSDNQREESIEGQIRECTAFAEKNGITILRHYIDRAFSAKTDNRPEFQNMIKDSGKRLFDMIIVWKLDRFARNRYDSARYKATLKKNGVKVVSATEVISDGAEGIILESVLEGYAEYYSADLSEKVVRGMTENALKSKYNGGTLPIGYQIDSEQYFQLDPLTAPFVREAFQRYDEGATMTAIRDWLNEQGVKNTRGQKLTYNSVQHLLNNRRYIGEYTYRDIVVPDGIPAIVPQDLFDRVQEKLAKNKKAPARHKAEDDYLLTTKLFCGYCGAYLCGESGTSHTGNVHHYYKCVSVKKKRTECHKKSVKKEWIEDLVVSETMKMVMDDKAIEAIVSMLMDLQDRENVNLPLYEQQLREADTAIQNLLNAIQQGILTKSTKGRLEELEATKEELETRIACEKLAKPKVSAEFMTFWLHRFRKLDVRQKSHRKMLIDTFVNAIFLYDDKMVITFNYKEGTTTITFDDLKAALDGKNTGSDLDCLTAPPFESSVDDCRLQSYFFL; encoded by the coding sequence ATGAAAGCTGTTATTTACGCCCGCTATTCCTCCGACAACCAGCGGGAGGAAAGTATCGAGGGGCAAATCCGGGAGTGTACCGCTTTTGCCGAGAAGAACGGCATTACAATCCTGCGCCACTACATTGACCGGGCTTTTTCCGCCAAAACGGACAACCGCCCGGAGTTCCAGAACATGATTAAGGACAGCGGCAAGCGCCTGTTCGATATGATTATCGTCTGGAAGCTGGACAGGTTCGCCCGCAACCGCTACGACAGCGCCCGCTATAAAGCCACGCTGAAAAAGAACGGGGTCAAGGTGGTGTCCGCCACCGAGGTTATTTCCGACGGGGCCGAGGGTATCATTCTGGAAAGCGTGCTGGAGGGCTACGCCGAATACTACTCCGCCGACCTGTCCGAGAAGGTTGTCCGGGGCATGACGGAGAACGCCCTGAAATCCAAGTACAACGGCGGCACCCTGCCCATCGGCTACCAGATCGACAGCGAGCAGTATTTCCAGCTTGACCCGCTGACCGCCCCTTTTGTGCGTGAGGCGTTCCAGCGTTATGACGAAGGGGCGACCATGACCGCTATCCGGGACTGGCTCAACGAGCAGGGCGTGAAGAACACACGGGGCCAGAAGCTGACCTATAACAGCGTCCAGCACCTTCTGAACAACCGCCGTTACATTGGGGAGTACACCTACCGGGACATTGTGGTGCCGGACGGTATTCCCGCCATCGTCCCCCAAGACCTCTTTGACCGGGTGCAGGAGAAGCTGGCGAAGAACAAAAAGGCCCCGGCCCGCCACAAGGCCGAGGACGATTATCTTCTGACAACCAAGCTGTTCTGCGGCTACTGCGGAGCTTACCTCTGCGGCGAGAGCGGCACCAGCCACACAGGGAATGTTCATCACTACTACAAGTGCGTGTCCGTCAAGAAGAAGCGGACGGAGTGCCACAAGAAGTCTGTCAAGAAGGAATGGATTGAGGATTTGGTAGTCAGCGAAACCATGAAGATGGTGATGGACGATAAGGCGATAGAGGCCATCGTGTCCATGCTGATGGACTTGCAGGACAGGGAGAATGTGAACTTGCCCCTCTATGAGCAACAACTGCGGGAGGCGGACACGGCCATTCAAAACCTGCTGAACGCTATCCAACAGGGGATTTTAACCAAGTCCACGAAAGGCCGTCTGGAAGAACTGGAAGCCACCAAGGAGGAATTGGAAACCCGGATAGCCTGTGAGAAGCTGGCGAAGCCCAAGGTCAGCGCCGAGTTTATGACCTTCTGGCTCCACCGCTTCCGCAAACTGGACGTGCGGCAGAAGTCCCACAGGAAGATGTTGATTGATACCTTTGTCAACGCTATTTTCCTTTATGATGACAAGATGGTGATTACCTTCAACTACAAGGAAGGCACAACGACCATCACTTTTGATGACCTGAAAGCGGCACTGGACGGCAAAAATACAGGTTCGGATTTGGATTGCTTAACTGCACCACCTTTTGAAAGCTCTGTAGACGATTGCCGTTTACAGAGCTATTTCTTTTTATAG
- a CDS encoding SDR family NAD(P)-dependent oxidoreductase has product MKALVTGASSGIGREIARVLAARGCDLVLTARREERLRALASELSMVRVTILPADLSSREGCRALYRAAQGENIDILVNNAGLGLFGPFDETDLEAELGMLDVNIIAMHMLMKLFLPDLEAKDRGYILNVASSAAFLPGPLLSSYYASKAYVLRLSEAVAEELRRAGSGVRISVLCPGPVQTEFDQVANVCFSAPSLSSRRVAECAVNGMFRGKPVIVPGARMKAVRLAQRLVPDRLLARICWHVQRKKSGT; this is encoded by the coding sequence ATGAAGGCGCTGGTTACCGGAGCAAGCTCCGGGATAGGAAGAGAGATCGCCCGGGTCCTGGCCGCACGAGGCTGTGACCTCGTGCTGACCGCCCGGCGGGAGGAGCGGCTGAGGGCACTGGCCTCAGAGTTGAGTATGGTGCGGGTCACGATTCTCCCGGCGGACCTCTCCAGCCGGGAGGGGTGTCGGGCCCTGTACCGGGCGGCACAGGGCGAGAACATCGATATCCTGGTGAACAATGCCGGACTGGGGCTCTTCGGCCCCTTTGACGAGACTGACCTGGAAGCAGAGCTGGGGATGCTGGATGTGAATATCATCGCCATGCATATGCTTATGAAGCTGTTTCTCCCGGATCTGGAGGCCAAGGATCGGGGGTACATCCTGAATGTAGCGTCCTCGGCAGCCTTTCTGCCTGGACCGCTGCTCTCTTCCTACTACGCCTCCAAGGCCTATGTGCTCCGACTGTCTGAGGCGGTGGCCGAGGAGCTGCGCCGGGCGGGGAGCGGAGTGAGGATTAGTGTGCTGTGCCCCGGCCCCGTGCAGACGGAATTCGACCAGGTGGCTAACGTGTGCTTTTCCGCGCCCAGCCTGAGCAGCAGGCGGGTGGCGGAGTGCGCGGTGAACGGCATGTTTCGGGGGAAGCCGGTCATTGTGCCCGGGGCCCGGATGAAAGCGGTCCGTCTGGCCCAGCGTCTGGTGCCGGACCGCCTCCTGGCACGGATCTGCTGGCACGTCCAGCGGAAGAAAAGCGGCACATGA
- a CDS encoding helix-turn-helix domain-containing protein produces MDYTKLGKRIREERLRLNLTQEKLSEEVGISTAYLGQIERGERSVTLDKLISLANYLGVTVDFLLADYISSDEDLNLSRLTQLFHGKSATEKEMAVNMVKLLFAYTDGKFSGDTEIENKK; encoded by the coding sequence ATGGATTATACAAAGTTAGGAAAACGTATTCGTGAGGAACGACTCCGCTTGAATCTTACACAGGAAAAGTTATCGGAGGAAGTGGGAATTTCAACTGCCTATCTTGGCCAGATTGAGCGTGGGGAGCGTAGCGTCACTTTGGACAAGCTCATTTCCTTAGCCAATTATCTGGGAGTAACGGTGGATTTTCTCTTGGCTGACTATATTTCATCTGATGAAGATTTGAATTTGAGTCGTCTTACGCAACTATTTCACGGAAAGAGTGCGACCGAAAAGGAAATGGCCGTGAATATGGTTAAGTTGTTGTTTGCTTATACGGATGGAAAATTCTCCGGCGATACGGAGATAGAAAATAAGAAATAA
- a CDS encoding VanZ family protein, which produces MALLLLLCYLGGLAAITFMNREDGVQTGVQLRPFLAFWEAWNSFTLQIWLNPLLNIAMYLPLGVLLPLAEKPFRRWYWTLTAGAGTSLVIEMLQYILGRGQADVDDLICNILGGMLGYCLCMLFLSLAGKRRKIAGAYAILPVLSAAVLVGVFLTYHFQPYGNLADAPIYAANTKGIEWVSECSLSDEPGPSGVYWTEPFTIESSDAFAVEFLGRQGVENIFGTPDVDDDYHDVDYYDNTALYTDHHTYSLWVTYKDRSYEYTDYSVDSELRYSDKGGAITEDELRTALEKLGIEIPAAAEFITVDEEKGRYAFRAECVVENDVLTDGELTCWVAEGGILYKIDNTLSVSTLHGNAAVISPQEAYERLCAGQFSWRDVPMFNYLSPQQVRVIDCKLEYITDSKGFRQPVYSFTLSDENDIELRDGTGWTTFVPALAG; this is translated from the coding sequence ATGGCGCTTCTCCTTCTGCTGTGCTACCTGGGTGGGCTTGCCGCCATCACTTTTATGAACCGCGAGGATGGTGTACAGACGGGTGTCCAACTCCGCCCATTTTTGGCGTTCTGGGAGGCGTGGAACAGCTTTACCCTGCAAATCTGGCTGAACCCCCTGCTGAACATCGCCATGTACCTCCCGCTGGGTGTGCTACTCCCGCTGGCAGAAAAACCTTTCCGGCGGTGGTATTGGACGCTGACAGCGGGGGCTGGCACGTCTCTTGTGATCGAAATGCTCCAGTACATCCTTGGTCGGGGACAGGCTGATGTGGACGATCTGATCTGCAATATTTTGGGGGGTATGCTGGGGTACTGCTTGTGTATGCTGTTCCTCAGTTTGGCGGGAAAGCGACGAAAGATTGCTGGAGCTTATGCCATTCTTCCCGTTCTGTCCGCTGCTGTGTTGGTGGGCGTGTTCCTCACCTACCATTTCCAGCCCTACGGCAATCTTGCGGATGCTCCGATCTACGCCGCTAACACCAAGGGAATAGAATGGGTATCGGAGTGTTCACTATCTGACGAGCCGGGGCCGTCCGGGGTGTACTGGACGGAACCGTTCACCATAGAAAGCAGCGATGCTTTTGCTGTAGAGTTTCTTGGAAGGCAGGGGGTTGAAAACATATTTGGCACTCCCGATGTGGACGATGATTACCATGACGTGGATTACTATGACAATACCGCCCTCTATACCGACCATCATACCTATTCCCTGTGGGTAACTTACAAAGATCGCTCCTATGAGTACACGGATTACAGTGTGGACAGCGAATTGCGATACAGTGATAAAGGCGGGGCCATTACGGAAGATGAGCTCCGTACCGCTCTGGAGAAACTGGGCATCGAAATACCTGCCGCAGCCGAGTTTATTACCGTAGACGAGGAAAAGGGAAGGTATGCTTTTCGGGCAGAATGTGTGGTAGAGAACGATGTGCTTACCGATGGTGAATTGACCTGCTGGGTGGCAGAGGGCGGCATTCTCTACAAGATCGACAACACTCTTTCTGTCAGCACCCTTCACGGAAACGCAGCAGTTATCTCTCCCCAAGAGGCATATGAGCGTCTTTGCGCTGGGCAATTCTCTTGGCGTGATGTGCCCATGTTCAACTATCTGTCCCCCCAACAAGTGCGGGTCATTGACTGTAAGCTGGAATACATAACCGACAGCAAGGGGTTCCGGCAACCTGTTTACTCCTTCACTCTCTCAGATGAAAATGATATAGAGTTGCGGGACGGCACTGGCTGGACTACTTTCGTCCCTGCACTGGCAGGATAG
- a CDS encoding RNA polymerase sigma factor, whose translation MSAAYKFPYDTPLRYLPLVYMLPYDLLVRCPTLRKLPRNMGALNAPEWAGVIQSQQFLNEVLDAVASLAFPHFGFGGWKEHYTGWCPVWRLSYALPLWAKGVERVRGWGVQALFDLPSDFEIPFFDPDDVRSVMKQVVEQTIEEQGWGPMLEVVREMPCDEDFEKWDTNARKDFLRKWYHTRSKRVQTVSLEECMEDEDSSIHSLPAPDGDFTGQVEREDFCQRFKATLSQKDMAILELRVDGYTYEEIADRLGYKTHSAVVKRMEAIKKRFIQYENETGR comes from the coding sequence ATGTCCGCTGCCTACAAATTCCCCTATGACACCCCGCTCCGTTACCTGCCCCTGGTCTATATGCTCCCCTATGATTTGCTCGTCCGCTGTCCCACCCTCCGCAAGCTGCCCCGGAACATGGGGGCGCTGAACGCCCCGGAGTGGGCCGGGGTCATTCAGAGCCAGCAGTTTCTTAACGAGGTCTTGGACGCCGTGGCGTCGCTGGCGTTCCCCCACTTCGGCTTCGGCGGCTGGAAGGAGCATTACACGGGCTGGTGTCCCGTCTGGCGCTTGTCCTACGCCCTGCCCCTGTGGGCCAAGGGCGTGGAGCGTGTGCGGGGCTGGGGCGTGCAGGCCCTGTTCGATCTGCCGTCCGACTTCGAGATACCCTTCTTTGACCCGGACGATGTGCGCTCGGTGATGAAGCAGGTGGTAGAGCAGACCATCGAGGAACAGGGCTGGGGGCCAATGCTGGAAGTGGTGCGGGAAATGCCCTGCGATGAGGATTTTGAGAAGTGGGACACCAATGCCCGCAAGGACTTCCTCCGCAAGTGGTATCATACCCGCTCCAAGCGGGTGCAGACCGTTTCGCTGGAGGAGTGTATGGAGGACGAGGACAGCAGCATTCATTCCCTGCCCGCCCCGGACGGGGACTTCACGGGGCAGGTGGAGAGGGAGGACTTCTGCCAGCGGTTCAAGGCCACCCTGTCCCAAAAGGACATGGCGATTTTAGAGCTGCGGGTGGATGGGTACACCTACGAGGAGATAGCGGACAGGCTGGGGTATAAGACCCACAGCGCCGTGGTCAAGCGCATGGAGGCCATCAAGAAGCGGTTCATTCAGTACGAAAACGAAACGGGGCGGTAA
- the mobV gene encoding MobV family relaxase, with protein MAQKAQHAILRFAKHKAGPAGALEAHHERTKDQYASNPDIDTSRSKDNFHIIQPAQKYRREINNRIKAAGCRTRKDSTMFVDTLITASPEFFTGRSKQEVQDYFTEAVAFMEKKVGRGNIFSAVVHMDEKTPHLHLCFTPITEDGRLSAKEILGNRAQLSKWQDEFHAHMKKVFPVLKRGESALVTKRKHIPTWLFKQSVDLTKQQQAIEKAISEIGVLNAGKKRDEVLEMVGPYFSRLEKHLGQMKKYQATIDYLTQENEGLREKVRDETGIQKQMEVLMLKKENEQLRRFVNSIPPEVRQALKEQQRGQRRPKDHQR; from the coding sequence ATGGCACAAAAGGCACAGCACGCAATTTTACGCTTCGCCAAGCATAAGGCGGGGCCTGCCGGGGCGCTGGAGGCCCACCACGAGCGCACCAAGGACCAGTACGCCAGCAACCCGGACATTGACACCAGCAGGAGCAAGGACAACTTTCACATTATCCAACCCGCCCAAAAGTACAGGCGGGAGATCAACAACCGTATCAAGGCGGCGGGATGCCGCACCCGGAAGGACAGCACCATGTTCGTGGATACCCTCATCACCGCAAGCCCGGAGTTCTTCACGGGTAGGAGCAAACAGGAGGTACAAGACTACTTCACGGAGGCGGTGGCCTTCATGGAGAAGAAGGTGGGCCGGGGCAACATCTTCTCCGCCGTGGTACACATGGACGAGAAAACGCCCCACCTCCACCTTTGCTTCACGCCCATCACGGAGGACGGGCGGCTGTCCGCCAAGGAGATTTTGGGCAACCGGGCGCAGCTTTCCAAGTGGCAGGACGAGTTTCACGCCCACATGAAAAAGGTGTTTCCTGTCCTCAAGCGGGGCGAGAGCGCCCTTGTTACCAAGCGCAAGCACATTCCCACATGGCTGTTCAAGCAGTCCGTAGACCTCACAAAACAGCAGCAGGCCATAGAAAAGGCAATTTCTGAAATTGGGGTGCTGAACGCCGGGAAGAAGCGGGACGAGGTTCTGGAGATGGTGGGGCCGTACTTCTCACGGCTGGAAAAGCACCTGGGGCAGATGAAGAAGTACCAAGCTACCATCGACTATCTGACGCAGGAGAACGAGGGCCTGCGGGAGAAGGTCAGGGACGAAACGGGTATCCAGAAGCAGATGGAGGTGCTTATGCTCAAAAAGGAAAACGAACAGCTCCGGCGGTTTGTGAACAGCATACCCCCGGAGGTCAGGCAGGCGTTAAAGGAACAGCAACGGGGCCAGCGGCGGCCCAAAGACCACCAGCGGTAA
- a CDS encoding pyridoxamine kinase, translating into MNLTPRVAAVHDMSGLGRCSLTVALPVLSAMGAQCCPLPTAVLSAHTAFPASHLATFLDLTDEMERMLLHWRKLHVSFDAIYSGFLGSEQQIGILHRLLSEFRRKETLVLVDPVMGDHGKVYRTYTPEMCRLMGELAAGADLITPNLTEAAILLGEDYSSVPTGQAGMERWLTRLSLEGQRSVVITGVSFAPGTVGAGCFDRGSGKIRFAMARQEHGEFSGTGDLFASVLLGASLRGETLADATARAVDFIQKCVSRTLAAGTPVLDGVQFEPLLKELV; encoded by the coding sequence ATGAATCTTACGCCGAGAGTCGCAGCCGTCCATGACATGTCCGGCCTGGGACGGTGCTCACTCACCGTGGCGCTGCCCGTGCTCTCCGCTATGGGCGCGCAGTGCTGTCCGCTGCCTACGGCGGTGCTCTCCGCACACACCGCCTTCCCCGCCTCACACCTAGCCACCTTTTTGGATCTCACCGACGAGATGGAACGGATGCTCCTGCACTGGCGGAAGCTCCATGTGAGCTTCGACGCCATCTACAGCGGCTTTCTGGGCTCCGAACAGCAGATCGGCATCCTCCACCGCCTCCTCTCCGAGTTCCGTCGGAAGGAGACCCTTGTCCTGGTGGACCCGGTGATGGGGGACCATGGAAAGGTCTATCGTACCTATACCCCTGAGATGTGCCGCCTAATGGGAGAACTGGCCGCCGGTGCAGACCTCATCACCCCCAACCTCACCGAGGCCGCCATCCTGTTGGGCGAGGACTACTCCAGCGTCCCCACCGGACAGGCCGGCATGGAGCGATGGCTCACCCGCCTCTCCCTGGAGGGCCAGCGCTCAGTGGTGATCACCGGAGTCAGCTTTGCCCCCGGGACCGTGGGCGCCGGCTGCTTTGACCGCGGCAGCGGCAAGATCCGCTTTGCCATGGCTCGGCAGGAGCACGGCGAATTCTCCGGCACCGGCGATCTCTTCGCCTCAGTGCTGCTGGGCGCCTCCCTCCGGGGCGAGACGCTGGCCGACGCCACTGCCCGGGCAGTGGATTTTATCCAGAAGTGCGTCTCCCGCACTCTTGCGGCAGGGACCCCCGTGCTGGACGGCGTGCAGTTCGAGCCGCTTCTGAAAGAACTGGTGTAA